A genomic segment from Glycine soja cultivar W05 chromosome 18, ASM419377v2, whole genome shotgun sequence encodes:
- the LOC114395822 gene encoding probable WRKY transcription factor 49: protein MVELAMSKTMMEEVVMTTSWSEGSEDDDLVRELLDDGSPLLIEPPNTTTKASSSDDQDQAFNKFISNIYSGPTISDIENALSVTNQRDHFPQLSSARVSILERGLSKIENKYTLKIKCFGNVMGDDGYKWRKYGQKSIKNSPNPRSYYRCTNPRCSAKKQVERSNEDPDTLIITYEGLHLHFAYPYFLMGQLQQSNSHPPIKKSKPISPQAQAQAHREDYVQEAQSNATWGMMSSTSLDSTLEMAQENLGSQGLLEDMVPFMVRNPSNNVNSAHTKFSCSSYSSPPTSPLWTSTYSTTCYTVGLNSST, encoded by the exons ATGGTTGAGTTAGCCATGTCAAAAACAATGATGGAGGAAGTAGTAATGACAACTTCTTGGTCAGAGGGTTCAGAGGATGATGACCTTGTGAGAGAGCTTTTAGATGATGGGTCTCCCCTTCTTATTGAACCccccaacacaacaacaaaagcctCTTCAAGTGATGACCAAGACCAAGCCTTTAATAAGTTCATCTCCAACATTTACTCAGGACCTACCATTTCAGATATTGAAAATGCTTTGTCAGTGACCAACCAAAGAGACcatttcccacaactctcatcGGCCAG aGTTTCCATATTGGAAAGGGGTTTGAGTAAGATTGAGAATAAGTATACCCTGAAAATCAAATGCTTTGGCAACGTGATGGGTGATGATGGATATAAGTGGAGAAAGTATGGACAGAAATCAATTAAGAATAGCCCAAATCCTAG GAGTTATTATAGGTGCACCAATCCAAGGTGCAGTGCCAAGAAGCAAGTAGAGAGATCCAATGAGGACCCAGACACTCTTATCATAACCTATGAAGGGCTCCACTTGCACTTTGCTTACCCGTATTTTCTCATGGGCCAACTTCAGCAATCTAATTCCCACCCACCAATCAAGAAGTCCAAGCCCATCTCTCCACAGGCTCAGGCCCAAGCCCATAGAGAAGACTATGTTCAGGAAGCCCAATCAAATGCTACTTGGGGCATGATGTCATCCACTTCATTGGACTCTACACTAGAGATGGCCCAAGAAAATTTGGGCTCACAAGGGTTGCTTGAAGATATGGTGCCATTCATGGTTCGGAACCCGTCAAACAATGTCAATAGTGCTCACACAAAATTTTCTTGTTCTTCGTACAGTTCTCCTCCAACATCTCCTCTTTGGACTTCAACTTACTCCACCACTTGCTATACCGTTGGCTTAAATTCTAGcacttaa